A genomic region of Nitrospirota bacterium contains the following coding sequences:
- a CDS encoding DUF4388 domain-containing protein, producing MALTGSIKEFGLADILQLIYFQKKTGILEIEGPVDTIKIYFHEGNIVAARSAKRPEENRIGNILIKKGILKEEKLKDLLQRQAQSGTRLGSLLIQENLVPKEILVDIITHQITDQIVQMFTWKKGTYEFTPQGVPIDKNLGISLDTQHLLMEGLRIVDEWSIIEGTLTLDTVFEKVDKAVEAELSEEEEEALNLVDGENDVSTIIELSGKDDFSISKTLVSLLEKGLISPIEEAKEVAVEPAKKRNLSAVMTYLIPLLIILGFAVSFAPATVRNLPLVDRLEASNKLEFIRLSVESYRIKTGYYPENIPVDNATDPWGNPYVYLLTGNGYKLFSAGPDGKPDTGDDIF from the coding sequence ATGGCTTTAACAGGCTCAATAAAGGAGTTCGGTCTTGCGGATATCCTGCAGCTAATCTATTTCCAGAAAAAAACAGGAATCCTTGAGATTGAAGGTCCGGTGGATACCATAAAGATATACTTCCACGAAGGCAATATTGTTGCCGCAAGGTCAGCCAAGAGACCCGAGGAGAATCGTATCGGTAATATACTGATAAAAAAGGGCATCCTCAAGGAAGAAAAGTTGAAGGATTTACTCCAGAGACAGGCTCAGAGTGGAACAAGACTCGGAAGTCTCCTCATTCAGGAGAATCTTGTACCAAAAGAAATTCTTGTAGATATAATCACCCACCAGATTACAGATCAGATCGTACAGATGTTTACATGGAAGAAAGGGACTTATGAGTTCACTCCCCAGGGGGTGCCGATAGATAAGAACCTTGGCATTTCCCTTGATACGCAGCACCTGCTCATGGAGGGGTTGAGGATTGTAGATGAGTGGTCAATCATCGAGGGCACACTCACTCTTGACACTGTTTTTGAGAAGGTGGACAAGGCAGTGGAAGCAGAACTCTCGGAAGAAGAAGAGGAGGCCCTGAATCTCGTAGATGGAGAGAACGATGTAAGCACCATAATTGAACTTTCGGGAAAGGATGATTTCAGTATCTCCAAGACCCTTGTTTCATTGCTGGAAAAAGGTCTGATTTCCCCCATTGAAGAGGCGAAGGAGGTTGCAGTAGAACCTGCAAAAAAGAGAAACCTGTCGGCTGTGATGACTTACCTTATTCCGTTGCTTATAATCCTTGGCTTTGCCGTCTCATTTGCACCCGCTACAGTCAGGAACCTTCCATTGGTTGACAGGCTTGAGGCCTCCAATAAATTAGAGTTCATCCGGTTGTCAGTTGAATCATACAGGATAAAAACAGGATACTATCCCGAGAATATCCCGGTTGACAATGCAACGGATCCATGGGGAAACCCGTATGTCTATCTGCTTACGGGCAATGGATACAAACTCTTCAGTGCAGGTCCGGACGGAAAACCGGATACAGGTGATGATATATTTTGA
- the queC gene encoding 7-cyano-7-deazaguanine synthase QueC gives MKKAVILLSGGIDSSTTLAIARSEGYECYTLTFDYSQRHRREIESAKKVAEALDVKKHLVTRFDLREIGGSALTSEIEVPKHKAEAAGRKLEFNQSSIPITYVPARNTIFLSFALGWAEVLEAGDIFIGANAVDYSGYPDCRPEYLHAFEAMANLATKASVEGKIKFRILAPLLYLTKGEIIRRGTELGFDYALTWSCYDPAPDGRPCLRCDSCKFREKGFSEAGLKDPLLLRE, from the coding sequence ATGAAAAAGGCAGTCATACTTCTAAGCGGCGGGATAGACTCCTCCACAACCCTTGCGATTGCAAGGTCTGAGGGATATGAGTGTTATACCCTCACTTTCGATTACAGCCAGAGACACCGCAGGGAGATCGAGTCTGCCAAAAAGGTGGCAGAAGCCCTTGATGTAAAAAAGCACCTTGTAACCCGTTTTGACCTCCGGGAGATAGGGGGCTCGGCCCTGACCAGTGAGATCGAGGTGCCAAAGCACAAGGCCGAGGCCGCAGGTCGGAAGTTAGAGTTCAACCAATCGTCAATCCCCATCACCTATGTCCCTGCCCGAAATACCATATTCCTCTCCTTTGCCCTTGGCTGGGCGGAGGTGCTTGAGGCAGGGGATATTTTTATTGGCGCCAATGCCGTGGACTACAGCGGCTATCCTGACTGCAGACCCGAATATCTCCATGCCTTTGAGGCGATGGCAAACCTTGCAACCAAGGCCTCTGTTGAGGGTAAAATTAAATTCCGTATCCTGGCCCCGCTGTTGTATCTGACCAAAGGGGAGATAATCAGGCGGGGTACGGAGCTCGGGTTTGATTATGCCCTCACCTGGAGCTGCTATGACCCTGCACCTGACGGCAGACCGTGCCTGAGATGTGACAGCTGCAAATTCAGGGAGAAGGGATTTTCAGAGGCAGGGCTCAAAGACCCGCTCCTCTTGCGGGAATGA